Proteins found in one Oncorhynchus mykiss isolate Arlee chromosome 3, USDA_OmykA_1.1, whole genome shotgun sequence genomic segment:
- the LOC110519961 gene encoding uncharacterized protein LOC110519961, translating to MGNYRSKLRGIGCLELEVNSVKRKSPEDKPVAKNINKTKKAEVNDLPPHPAGETDETLERERVELLGEVQIRDNHNIVSAKMARTFSYRRQDVIQALPVKDFKDSWPALFEPIQIKEDLRRITTVALESTFIQKLDKYTPKLLDLFKTKGGAVKEDMQKILEVLYGCNTSQESVIRGLIIYLGERVEELITEYKVKVFIFVSLFISKLDLPSLSSQVAQLI from the exons ATGGGCAATTACAGATCGAAACTGAGAGGAATTGGTTGCCTAGAACTGGAAGTGAACTCTGTCAAGAGAAAATCACCAGAGGACAAGCCCGTTGCCAAGAAcataaacaaaacaaagaagGCGGAGGTAAATGACCTCCCACCCCACCCTGCTGGAGAAACAGATGAGACCCTGGAGAGGGAGCGAGTGGAGCTACTGGGAGAAGTACAAATACGTGACAACCACAACATTGTGAGTGCCAAAATGGCAAGGACCTTCTCATATCGAAGACAAGATGTCATTCAGGCCCTTCCTGTGAAGGACTTCAAAGATAGCTGGCCAGCCTTGTTTGAACCCATTCAG attaAGGAAGACTTGAGAAGAATTACAACTGTTGCTCTTGAGTCCACCTTTATCCAGAAGCTGGACAAATATACACCAAAACTATTGGACTTGTTTAAGACAAAAGGAGGTGCTGTAAAGGAGGACATGCAGAAAATCCTTGAAGTTCTGTATGGG TGCAACACCAGCCAGGAAAGTGTAATCCGTGGCCTGATCATATACCTCGGTGAGAGGGTTGAAGAACTTATCACAGAATACAAGGTAaaggtttttatttttgtatcctTATTTATCTCTAAATTagatcttccctctctctcctctcaagtTGCACAGTTAATCTAG